A segment of the Bordetella flabilis genome:
GCTCGTCGTGGCGCTGGCCACCACGCTCATCATCCACTTCATGTTCTACACCGTTCTGCACGTGCCGCTGCCCTGGGGCCTGCTGGAACCGATCGCGTGGTGAATCGATGGAACTGACGCATCTTTACGATGCCCTCGCACTGGTGACCCAGCCGTTCGTGCTGGGCGTCATTCTGGTGGCGGCCATTTTCGGCCTGTTCGTAGGGGCGGTGCCGGGCCTCAGCGCCACGATGGCGGTGGCCTTGCTGGTGCCCGTTACTTTCTTCATGGACCCCGTGCCAGCCATCGCCATGATGGTGACGGCGACCGCGATGGCCATCACCTCGGGCGACATTCCGGGCTGCCTGTTGCGCATCCCGGGCACGCCATCTTCTGCCGCGTACACGGACGAGGCATACGCCATGACGCGCAAGGGGCTGGCCAACGAGGCCCTCGGTGCAAGCATCGTGTTTTCCTGCATAGGCGGGCTGTTCGGCACCGTGGTGCTGATCACCTGCGCTCCCGTGCTGGCCGAATTCGCGTTGAACTTCTCGTCGTACGAATTTTTCTGGCTGGTCGTGCTGGGGCTGTCCTGCGCCATTTTCATTTCGCCCTCCAGCACGTTGCGCGGCTTCGTCTCGCTGCTGATCGGCCTGTTCCTGGCCTGCGTGGGAATGAACAATCCGGCGGCTTTCCCGCGTTTTACCTTCGGCAACGAGGACCTGCTCAATGGCGTCACGCTGCTGCCCATGATGGTGGGCATGTTCGCGCTGTCGGAAGTGCTGCGCTATGCCACCCATGCCGAGCAGAAACGCATCGACATCAAGGAACGGGTGGGCCATATTTTCACCGGCATGGGCCGGCTGATGCGCAAGTATCCCAAGTCCATCCTGCGCGGCAGTACGCTGGGCCTGATCGTGGGCGCCTTGCCGGGCGCCGGCGCCGATATCGCGGCCTGGATGTCGTACGGCATGAGCAAGCGCTTCTCGCGCGAACCCGAGAAATTTGGCACCGGCCATGTGGAAGGCATCGTGGAAGCGGGCGCGGCCAACAATTCCGCCCTGGCGGGAGCCTGGATCCCCGCTCTGGTGTTCGGCATTCCGGGCGATTCCATCACGGCCATCGTTATCGGGGTCCTGTACATGAAGAACATGGCGCCCGGGCCCATGATCTTCACCAATAGCCCGGTCGAAATGTATGCGGTCTTCGCCGTGTTCGTGCTGGCCAACATCATCATGCTGCCGCTGGGCTACCTGGCGGTGAAAATGGCGAAGAAGGTTCTGAATGTGCCCCGCAATATCCTGATGCCCATCATCCTTATCTTCTGCATCGTCGGGACCTTCGCGATCAACAACAGCGTGTTCGACGTCATGGTGATGCTCGGTGTCGGCGTGCTGGCGTACCTGATGGAAGAGAACGATTTTCCCATCGCGCCGGCCGTGCTGGGCGTGGTCCTGGGCGGCATGCTGGAAGAGAATTTCGTTTTTTCGATGATCAAGGCGGACGGCGATTTCATGATGTTCTTCAGCAGGCCCATCGCATGCGGCCTGGGCATCCTGGCATTGCTGGTGTGGCTGTTTCCCCTGTTCAGGGGAGCCTATCGAATGGCAACCGGCGCGAGGAGGGTACAGGCATGACGGGGCAGCAAAGCTATCCGGCGGAAGCGCTAAGGGATTTCGCGACACGGGTGCTGGAGAAGGCGGGCATGCAGGCGCAGTTGGCCGCCACCGTGGCCGACGTGCTGGTGGAGGGCGATCTGCTCGGCCACACTACGCACGGGTTGGCGCTATTGGCGCCGTATGTCGCGGACATCGAGAAGGGCCAGATGTCCTGCGCCGGCGAGCCGCAGGTATTGTCGGATAAGGGCGCGGCCGTGCTGTGGGATGGCGGGCGGCTGCCCGGGCCCTGGCTGGTCACGCAGGCCATCGAGGCATTGCTGCCGCGCGCGCGGCAATTCGGCGCCGCGACGCTGGTCATACGGCGCAGCCACCACATCGCCTGCCTGGCCAGTTATCTGCTCAAGGCCGTGGAGCAGGACATGTTGATCGTGTTGGCGTCGTCCGACCCTGCCGGCCGGAGCGTGGCGCCCTTCGGCGGCACGGAGGCCGTCTTCACGCCAAATCCGATCGCAGCCGGCATACCGGCCGCCTCGCCGCTGTTGATCGACATCTCGGCGTCGGTCACCACCAACGGCATGTCTTCCCGCTTGGCGCAGCAGGGCAGGCAGTTCGAAGAGGAATGGCTGATCGATGCCCAGGGAAATCCCACGCGTGACCCCGCCACGCTGTTCCAGTCGCCGCCAGGCACCATTCTTCCCGTCGGCGGCCTGTCGGCGGGCCACAAGGGATACGGACTGGCGTTGCTGATCGAGGCCTTGACCGGCGGACTGGCCGGGTATGGCCGCGCCGATGATGCAAGCGGCTGGGGGGCGACCGTCTATCTGAGCCTGTATGACACCGTGGGCTTCTGTGGCAAAGAGGCATTCATGCGGCAAATGGATTGGCTGGCAGACCAGTGCCGCGGCAATCGGCCGCGGCCGGGCGTCGAGGCGGTGCGCCTGCCTGGGGACCGCGCATTGGCGTTGCGCGCGCGGCAACTCGCGCGGGGTGTGGTCCTGGAAGACGTTATCGTCCCTGCCTTGCAGCGGCTGGCGCAGGCCCACGCCGTGCCGTTCCCCACAAGCCGTTGAAACCGTGGCGCCCCGCGCCGAAGGAGAGAACCCGCATGAACCAACTCGACCTGGACGGCCGCGTGGCCGTCGTAACCGGTGCGGCGCGCGGTATCGGCTTCGCCATCGCGCAGCGCACGCTGGCCTCGGGCGGCACGGTCGCCATCTGGGACAGGGACGAGGCACGGATGAGGCAGGCTGAACGGGAATTGTCGGCCGGGTCCCGGGTCAGTACGCACGTCGTAAACCTGGCGGAACCGGGCGCGGTCGAGGCGTCGATGCGCGAGACGCTGGAGCGCCATGGCAAGGTGGACATCCTGGTCAACAATGCCGGCATCACGGGTGGCAACGGCCTGGCCTGGGAACTGGAGCCGAGTGTCTGGCGGGAAGTCATGGACATCAACCTGTTCGGGCCGTACCACACCTGCCGCAGCGTGATACCGCACATGATCGCGCAAGGGTATGGGCGGATCGTCAATATCGCGTCCATCGCCGGCAAGGAGGGTAATCCGAACGCATCGCACTACAGCGCCTCCAAGGCCGCCCTGATCGCATTGACCAAGTCGCTGGGCAAGGAGCTGGCTGGCAAGGGGGTGCTGGTCAACGCGGTGACGCCCGCCGTCGCCCAGACCGAGATGTTCGGGTCCATGACGCAGCAGCACATCGACTACATGCTGTCCAGGATCCCGATGGGACGCTTCGTGCGCGTGGACGAGATCGCCGCCATGGTGTGCTGGCTGTCTTCGCCGGATTGTTCATTCAGCACCGGCGCGGTATTCGACATCTCCGGCGGGCGCGCGACGTATTGATGGCATGTCCGCTGGACCTGTGCGCGGGCACGGACAGGAAGCTCGTATTGTGACCAACCTCGCTGCCCTTGACGGGGCGACCATCGCTTTCGACCTTGACGGAACCCTCGTCGAATCGGCCCCCGACCTGATCAACGCCGTGAACGCCATCCTGGCCACGGAAGGGCTCGTACCCCTGGGCTACGACCAGGGTCGGCCCTTCATCAGCCGTGGAGCGCGGTGGTTGCTGCAGTGGGGCCTCGAGCTGGCCGGAGCGCAAGACCCGGCCGCGCGCACCGCGGCCCTTTTTGGTCATTTCATCAGCTACTACAGCGCCCATGTCGCGGACGAAACCAAGCCCTTCCCGGGCGCGGTCCAGGCCATGGAAATCCTGAAGGCGGCAGGTGCCCGGCTGGTCGTCTGCACCAACAAGCCCACCGGGCTGTCCCGCAGCCTGTTGAGCCAGCTCGACATGCTAAGACTGTTCGACGGCGTCGTGGGCATAGACGCCGTCACGGCTGCCAAGCCCGACCCGGCACATCTGATCGAAGCCGTGGACGCGGTGGGGGGCGATCTGGCGCGCACGATCATGGTGGGCGACGCGGACACCGACGCCGGCGCCGCGAGAGCGGCCGGGACGCCGTTGATACTGGTCGACTTCGGCTATACCGAAATCCCGGCGGCCGAGCTTGCGCCGGACGTGCTGCTGCATCATTTCGATGACCTGGTGGGAGCCTGTGCCGGCCTGCTGGATAAAGGCCGTGGAATCGATCGGCTTGGCGAGGCACGGGCATGACGCGATCGTAACAAGTCGAGTCTAGACATTTCGACGTAAAATCCCATGCCGCCGGGACACATCGGCGCAGTGCCCATATATCCAGGATGCACGTCGATCTCCTGACCCTCTATTTCCTTGCGATCGGAACACTGCTGGCGAGCGCCGGGATGACGTTCTGGGAGCATCGCGCCAATCCGACGCGCGGCCAGGCGTTGCGGATCCTGTCCGCAGGCTATGCAACGCTCGCATTCGGCTGCGTCGCGGTGCTCTTCCGTGGCGCGCTGCCGGCGCCGCTCGGATCCGCTATCAGCAATCTCGTTTTTCTCTCTGGATATCTTCTGGTCCTTGGCGGCGTCGCGTCATTGAGCGGCAGGCGGTACCGCGCCACTTCAGCCGCCCTGCTGATCGCGATGGCACTGGTATGGGCCGTGGCGGGCTCGCGGTGGCACGGTGTGGTGTGGAATTACATCAGCGCGGCGCCGATCGCGATCGCCAGCGGCCTGACGGCTTGGGAGATGCTGCGATGCGCGACCATGAAGCCGCTGGCATCGCGACACATCGTCGTGGTGCTGACCGGCCTGCATGCGTTCATCTATGCTGCCCGCGCCGTCGTACTGCCCGTCCTGGTGGCGGCGCATGGACCGGCGACGCAGGTGCTGGCCAGCCAGATCACCATGTACGAGGGCGTGCTGTACTCGGTCATACTGCCCATGGCCCTGCTCAAGCTCATACGCGACGAAACCCAGGTACAGCTGCTCCGGGAGTCCCAGACAGACTACCTGACCCGTCTTGGCAATCGTCGGTGGTTCTTTGAGGAAGGCGCGCGCGTCCTGAACGACCGGCAGCGGTACAGGTCCGCCGCCGTCCTCGCGTTCGACCTGGACCAGTTCAAGGCGATCAATGACCTGTACGGCCACCAGACGGGCGACAAGGTGTTGAAGTCGTTCGCGGAAATTGCACGTGGCGTGGTGGGCCCCGACACGATCTTCGCGCGTATCGGCGGAGAAGAGTTCGCCGCGCTGTTGGTGGGGGAAGACGCCGTGCGCGCCAGGGGGCTCGGCGAGACCGTGGCGAAGCGCTTCGCCGAAGTCGTACCCAACCAGGTCGAGAGCCATGGGGTCCCGGCAACGGTCAGCATAGGCCTGGCCCATGTCGAAAACGAAGCGCCGGGGCTGGCCGAGGCGCTTGCCGCCGCCGACCGCGCGTTATACCGGGCAAAATCACTGGGCGGCAATCGCCTGGAGCTGGCGCAGGGCCCCGCTTCACCTGGCGGTTGATCTCCAGCGGTTACTACGGCGTTTGCCCGAGTGCCCGTGACGCGATTGCCCCGCCCGGAGTGCTTGCGTCGACATCCGAGCCGGAAGGCCGCCCTCTCCACAAACGCGGGTCTTGTCGCTCCGCGAGACTTCCCAGGCGTTTGACATAAAGCCAACCAACTAGTAGATTGGTGGCATTGCAGGTTTTCACTATTCGAGTCGAGATCTATGAACGCCGAGTTGTCTCCCCGCGCGGTTGAAATCGCGGACCACACGAAGCTGCTGTTGGCGGCCGGTGGGTATCACGGGTTCAGTTATGCCGATGTGTCCGAACGCGTGCACATTGGCAAGGCCAGTATCCATCATCATTTCCCCAGCAAGGCAGATCTCGTCCTTACCGTCGTCGCGCGACACCGCGAACAGGCCCGGGCGGGTATGGCGGCGCTCGATCGGATGGATGACCCGCTGGCGCGGCTGAAGGCCTACACGGATTATTGGTCGCAGTGCATACGCGAGGGCAGCTCTTCCATATGCATTTGCGCGATGCTGGCTGCCGAATTGCCGCAGA
Coding sequences within it:
- a CDS encoding tripartite tricarboxylate transporter permease, with the protein product MELTHLYDALALVTQPFVLGVILVAAIFGLFVGAVPGLSATMAVALLVPVTFFMDPVPAIAMMVTATAMAITSGDIPGCLLRIPGTPSSAAYTDEAYAMTRKGLANEALGASIVFSCIGGLFGTVVLITCAPVLAEFALNFSSYEFFWLVVLGLSCAIFISPSSTLRGFVSLLIGLFLACVGMNNPAAFPRFTFGNEDLLNGVTLLPMMVGMFALSEVLRYATHAEQKRIDIKERVGHIFTGMGRLMRKYPKSILRGSTLGLIVGALPGAGADIAAWMSYGMSKRFSREPEKFGTGHVEGIVEAGAANNSALAGAWIPALVFGIPGDSITAIVIGVLYMKNMAPGPMIFTNSPVEMYAVFAVFVLANIIMLPLGYLAVKMAKKVLNVPRNILMPIILIFCIVGTFAINNSVFDVMVMLGVGVLAYLMEENDFPIAPAVLGVVLGGMLEENFVFSMIKADGDFMMFFSRPIACGLGILALLVWLFPLFRGAYRMATGARRVQA
- a CDS encoding Ldh family oxidoreductase — its product is MTGQQSYPAEALRDFATRVLEKAGMQAQLAATVADVLVEGDLLGHTTHGLALLAPYVADIEKGQMSCAGEPQVLSDKGAAVLWDGGRLPGPWLVTQAIEALLPRARQFGAATLVIRRSHHIACLASYLLKAVEQDMLIVLASSDPAGRSVAPFGGTEAVFTPNPIAAGIPAASPLLIDISASVTTNGMSSRLAQQGRQFEEEWLIDAQGNPTRDPATLFQSPPGTILPVGGLSAGHKGYGLALLIEALTGGLAGYGRADDASGWGATVYLSLYDTVGFCGKEAFMRQMDWLADQCRGNRPRPGVEAVRLPGDRALALRARQLARGVVLEDVIVPALQRLAQAHAVPFPTSR
- a CDS encoding SDR family NAD(P)-dependent oxidoreductase, translating into MNQLDLDGRVAVVTGAARGIGFAIAQRTLASGGTVAIWDRDEARMRQAERELSAGSRVSTHVVNLAEPGAVEASMRETLERHGKVDILVNNAGITGGNGLAWELEPSVWREVMDINLFGPYHTCRSVIPHMIAQGYGRIVNIASIAGKEGNPNASHYSASKAALIALTKSLGKELAGKGVLVNAVTPAVAQTEMFGSMTQQHIDYMLSRIPMGRFVRVDEIAAMVCWLSSPDCSFSTGAVFDISGGRATY
- the gph gene encoding phosphoglycolate phosphatase (PGP is an essential enzyme in the glycolate salvage pathway in higher organisms (photorespiration in plants). Phosphoglycolate results from the oxidase activity of RubisCO in the Calvin cycle when concentrations of carbon dioxide are low relative to oxygen. This enzyme is a member of the Haloacid Dehalogenase (HAD) superfamily of aspartate-nucleophile hydrolase enzymes (PF00702).) encodes the protein MTNLAALDGATIAFDLDGTLVESAPDLINAVNAILATEGLVPLGYDQGRPFISRGARWLLQWGLELAGAQDPAARTAALFGHFISYYSAHVADETKPFPGAVQAMEILKAAGARLVVCTNKPTGLSRSLLSQLDMLRLFDGVVGIDAVTAAKPDPAHLIEAVDAVGGDLARTIMVGDADTDAGAARAAGTPLILVDFGYTEIPAAELAPDVLLHHFDDLVGACAGLLDKGRGIDRLGEARA
- a CDS encoding sensor domain-containing diguanylate cyclase gives rise to the protein MHVDLLTLYFLAIGTLLASAGMTFWEHRANPTRGQALRILSAGYATLAFGCVAVLFRGALPAPLGSAISNLVFLSGYLLVLGGVASLSGRRYRATSAALLIAMALVWAVAGSRWHGVVWNYISAAPIAIASGLTAWEMLRCATMKPLASRHIVVVLTGLHAFIYAARAVVLPVLVAAHGPATQVLASQITMYEGVLYSVILPMALLKLIRDETQVQLLRESQTDYLTRLGNRRWFFEEGARVLNDRQRYRSAAVLAFDLDQFKAINDLYGHQTGDKVLKSFAEIARGVVGPDTIFARIGGEEFAALLVGEDAVRARGLGETVAKRFAEVVPNQVESHGVPATVSIGLAHVENEAPGLAEALAAADRALYRAKSLGGNRLELAQGPASPGG
- a CDS encoding TetR/AcrR family transcriptional regulator, yielding MNAELSPRAVEIADHTKLLLAAGGYHGFSYADVSERVHIGKASIHHHFPSKADLVLTVVARHREQARAGMAALDRMDDPLARLKAYTDYWSQCIREGSSSICICAMLAAELPQIPQVIADEVRGYFGELTAWLARTLAQGAQTGRFHLRDSAYIEAQTFMSIVHGAMLTARAVDNPEVFASITRTAVSRLAGAN